From Echinicola soli, a single genomic window includes:
- a CDS encoding AMP-binding protein codes for MKDFPWFNFYPKSVPQEVDVKAYSSVAGLFEECVQKYGNAVAYECMGKKISFQEVDQLSKDFASYLQNELKLKKGDRIAIQMPNLLQYPIAMFGALRAGLVVVNTNPLYTPHEMEHQFKDAGISAVVIVANFASNLEEILPRLDVKHIILTEIGDLLGGLKGGIVNLVVKYIKKMVPAYNLPHVIKFNDALDIGSHHNLKPVALSLDDTAYLQYTGGTTGVSKGAELTHGNIIANMQQISAWMKPKLIEGEELVITALPMYHIFALTVNCLAMLKIGAHNLLITNPRDMKAFCKDLRKHKFSVITGVNTLFNGLLNQESFRNLDFSYLKISVGGGMAVQKYVAEKWATVTGTPLAEGYGLTETSPVACCNPIDGTQRIGTIGLPLPNTDVKVVDDDGNELANGEKGELCIKGPQVMKGYWNRPKETEDVMLGDWLKTGDIGVITDDGFIKIVDRKKEMILVSGFNVYPNEVEDAIATHDKVTEVGVIGMPDEHSTEKVIAYVVANDPSVTSEEIIKHCRESLTNYKVPKEIYFVDELPKSNVGKILRRIIKEDHIKKSA; via the coding sequence ATGAAAGATTTCCCTTGGTTTAATTTTTATCCCAAATCAGTCCCACAGGAAGTAGATGTAAAAGCCTACTCCAGTGTAGCGGGATTATTTGAAGAGTGCGTGCAGAAATATGGAAATGCCGTAGCCTATGAATGCATGGGCAAAAAAATCAGTTTCCAAGAAGTCGATCAGCTATCCAAGGACTTTGCATCTTATCTTCAAAATGAGCTTAAGCTCAAAAAGGGAGACCGAATAGCCATCCAGATGCCCAACTTGCTACAATACCCAATAGCCATGTTTGGCGCATTGAGGGCTGGATTGGTAGTCGTCAATACCAACCCACTCTACACTCCCCATGAAATGGAACACCAGTTTAAGGATGCTGGCATTTCAGCGGTGGTCATCGTGGCCAACTTTGCCAGCAACCTTGAGGAAATACTCCCCAGGCTGGATGTAAAGCACATCATTCTCACTGAAATCGGCGACCTCTTGGGTGGCCTAAAAGGGGGCATCGTAAACCTTGTGGTCAAATACATCAAAAAGATGGTACCCGCTTATAACCTGCCCCATGTTATTAAATTCAATGATGCCCTGGACATAGGCAGCCACCATAACCTGAAACCCGTCGCCCTCAGCCTGGATGACACGGCCTACCTTCAATATACCGGCGGCACTACGGGCGTCTCCAAAGGTGCCGAGCTCACCCATGGAAACATCATCGCCAATATGCAGCAGATTTCTGCCTGGATGAAACCTAAGCTGATAGAAGGTGAAGAGCTGGTCATCACAGCACTTCCGATGTACCATATCTTTGCCCTGACGGTAAACTGCCTGGCAATGCTCAAGATCGGAGCGCACAACCTGCTGATCACCAATCCCAGGGACATGAAAGCCTTCTGCAAAGACCTTCGTAAGCACAAATTCAGTGTGATCACTGGAGTAAACACGCTATTCAATGGCCTTCTGAACCAAGAATCCTTTCGAAACCTGGATTTTAGTTACCTGAAAATATCAGTTGGCGGTGGCATGGCTGTCCAGAAATATGTAGCTGAAAAATGGGCAACCGTCACCGGAACGCCCTTGGCAGAAGGTTATGGACTCACCGAGACCTCCCCAGTAGCCTGCTGCAACCCCATCGACGGAACACAACGTATTGGCACCATCGGCCTTCCTCTTCCCAATACGGATGTGAAAGTAGTGGATGACGATGGAAATGAACTGGCCAACGGTGAAAAAGGGGAACTCTGTATCAAAGGTCCCCAAGTGATGAAGGGCTATTGGAACAGACCAAAAGAAACCGAAGATGTCATGCTCGGTGATTGGCTCAAAACCGGGGACATCGGCGTCATAACCGATGATGGATTTATTAAAATTGTCGACCGTAAAAAGGAAATGATCTTGGTATCCGGTTTCAACGTCTATCCCAATGAGGTAGAAGACGCTATCGCCACCCATGATAAAGTCACGGAAGTCGGAGTTATCGGAATGCCAGACGAACACTCCACCGAAAAAGTCATTGCATACGTGGTCGCCAATGATCCCTCGGTGACTTCTGAAGAAATCATCAAACACTGCCGGGAAAGCCTGACCAATTATAAGGTCCCTAAGGAAATCTATTTTGTCGACGAATTGCCCAAGTCAAATGTGGGCAAGATTTTACGGCGGATCATTAAAGAAGACCACATTAAAAAATCCGCCTAA
- a CDS encoding exonuclease domain-containing protein, whose product MKYAIVDIETTGGYGKRHRITEVAAVAHDGTQVLDSFQTLVNPNCEIPGYITGLTGIDQSMVEGAPYFEDIAEELYAFLEDKIFVAHNVNFDYQFIRSEFERIGKPFDRPKLCTVRLSRRIFPGLRSYSLGSICEHKNIEIKSRHRAFGDAEATAELFSKLVHADQEGIMEQLLKRNSGEAFLPPNITKEQFLSLPERIGVYYFHDANGKVIYVGKALNIRSRFKGHFSGAGKGKQGMKTAIHDVSFQLTGSEFLALLVEALEIKRHWPKYNRAQKAKASPWGIYRYQDGAGYERFQVAKINRFAKPLLAFHTHHDAWSYLLEKIEKHQLCAKLCGVQKSASACFDHQAGVCLGACCGKESPTHYNLRIQEWLEEINPEKSRLLIREKGRYPHEQAAIYFEEGVLKAYGFIDSDTEFETDEEVVEHLELVKPVGDTSSILSQYLSKNLIKKVKVLT is encoded by the coding sequence ATGAAATACGCAATTGTAGATATCGAGACGACTGGAGGATATGGAAAAAGACACCGTATCACAGAAGTGGCCGCAGTAGCCCACGATGGCACCCAGGTCCTTGACTCTTTCCAAACCTTGGTCAATCCTAATTGTGAAATCCCGGGTTACATCACAGGCTTGACAGGCATCGACCAGTCTATGGTGGAAGGAGCTCCTTATTTTGAAGACATTGCGGAAGAATTATACGCCTTTTTGGAGGATAAAATTTTCGTAGCACATAATGTCAATTTTGACTATCAATTTATCCGATCTGAATTTGAACGTATCGGCAAACCATTTGACCGTCCCAAGTTGTGCACGGTGAGGCTAAGCAGGAGAATTTTCCCAGGACTGAGGTCCTATAGTCTCGGCAGCATATGCGAACATAAAAACATTGAGATCAAATCCCGCCACCGTGCCTTCGGCGATGCAGAGGCCACTGCGGAACTTTTCTCCAAACTGGTCCATGCAGACCAGGAAGGCATCATGGAGCAGCTGCTAAAGAGGAATTCGGGAGAGGCTTTTTTACCCCCAAATATCACCAAAGAGCAATTTCTGTCCCTGCCCGAGCGTATTGGTGTCTATTACTTCCACGATGCCAACGGAAAGGTGATTTACGTGGGCAAAGCGCTCAATATCCGAAGCCGCTTCAAGGGACATTTTTCTGGGGCTGGCAAAGGTAAACAGGGCATGAAAACAGCGATTCATGATGTTAGTTTCCAGTTGACCGGAAGCGAATTCCTGGCCCTTCTTGTGGAAGCGCTCGAAATAAAGCGGCATTGGCCAAAATATAACCGTGCCCAAAAAGCAAAAGCCTCTCCTTGGGGGATTTACAGGTACCAAGATGGAGCTGGCTACGAACGTTTTCAGGTAGCCAAGATCAACCGATTTGCCAAACCGCTACTGGCCTTCCATACCCATCATGATGCATGGTCATACCTACTGGAAAAAATAGAAAAGCACCAGCTTTGTGCTAAACTTTGCGGGGTACAAAAATCAGCTTCGGCGTGTTTTGACCATCAAGCTGGTGTCTGTCTAGGCGCTTGCTGCGGAAAAGAGTCTCCTACACACTACAACCTTCGAATCCAAGAGTGGCTAGAGGAAATCAACCCTGAAAAAAGCCGGCTGCTTATCCGGGAAAAGGGACGCTATCCACATGAACAAGCAGCCATCTATTTTGAAGAAGGCGTATTAAAAGCCTACGGTTTTATAGACAGTGATACCGAATTTGAGACGGATGAAGAGGTCGTCGAGCATTTGGAATTAGTAAAACCCGTAGGAGACACCTCATCTATTCTCAGCCAATATCTCAGCAAAAACCTGATAAAAAAAGTGAAAGTACTCACCTAA
- a CDS encoding alkaline phosphatase PhoX, protein MRQLSKTSRRSFLKKSGIATVGFMGLYQFVQPNALANTINAKAGYGALLPDPEGILNLPKGFSYKIISKMGLEMSDGLLTPGSPDGMGTFKGENGKVLIVRNHEISPDDLEKGAFGKKNERFKNVSADLLYETGKGQLPGLGGTTTLVYNPQTGEVEDEFLSLAGTIRNCAGGITPWNSWLTCEESTVKTGSYDGRLDLNHGYVFEVNAAADKKLNKAIPIKEMGRFNHEAVAVDPKTSIVYLTEDRGDGLFYRFIPNEPGKLYNGGKLQALAITGEKSRDTRNWSDLDTPKFKKNQPYKVTWIDLEDIDAPEDDLRHRGFEQGAACFARGEGIWFGDGELYFACTNGGEIAAGQVFRYTPGVSEGKANESTSPGTLELFAEPNDKEILKSCDNVAIAPWGDLLLCEDDKHPFVVGITPKGEYYKLAENVGYRTEFAGGVFSPDGSTYFVNIQGAGLTLAITGPWGQRA, encoded by the coding sequence ATGAGACAATTATCAAAAACATCAAGAAGGAGCTTTTTAAAAAAATCCGGCATTGCCACTGTTGGCTTTATGGGCTTATACCAGTTTGTACAGCCCAATGCCCTGGCCAATACCATAAATGCAAAAGCTGGATATGGTGCTCTCCTTCCCGACCCTGAAGGCATCCTAAACCTGCCCAAAGGATTTTCGTACAAGATCATCTCCAAAATGGGGCTCGAGATGAGCGATGGACTACTTACCCCAGGCAGCCCCGATGGCATGGGAACATTTAAAGGTGAGAACGGCAAGGTACTCATCGTCAGAAACCATGAGATCAGCCCTGATGATTTGGAAAAAGGGGCATTTGGCAAAAAGAATGAGCGCTTTAAAAATGTATCTGCTGACCTGCTCTATGAAACCGGAAAAGGACAGCTGCCCGGCCTTGGAGGCACCACCACCTTGGTCTATAATCCCCAAACAGGGGAAGTAGAGGATGAATTCCTAAGCTTGGCAGGTACGATCAGAAACTGTGCTGGAGGGATCACCCCTTGGAACAGCTGGTTGACCTGTGAAGAATCGACGGTGAAGACAGGTTCGTATGATGGAAGGTTGGACCTTAATCACGGCTATGTTTTTGAAGTCAATGCTGCTGCCGACAAAAAGCTGAACAAAGCCATTCCCATCAAAGAAATGGGGCGTTTTAACCACGAAGCCGTGGCTGTGGATCCCAAGACCAGCATCGTTTACCTCACAGAAGACCGGGGTGATGGGCTATTTTACCGATTTATACCCAACGAACCAGGCAAGCTTTACAACGGCGGAAAACTGCAAGCACTCGCCATCACTGGAGAAAAAAGCCGTGATACCAGAAACTGGAGTGACTTGGACACCCCAAAATTCAAAAAAAACCAACCCTATAAGGTTACCTGGATTGATCTGGAAGACATAGATGCTCCTGAAGATGATTTGAGACATCGGGGATTTGAGCAGGGAGCTGCTTGTTTTGCTAGAGGTGAAGGCATCTGGTTTGGTGATGGTGAGCTCTATTTTGCCTGTACCAATGGTGGTGAAATTGCCGCAGGACAGGTATTCCGCTATACCCCTGGTGTCAGTGAAGGCAAAGCCAATGAAAGCACTTCTCCTGGCACCCTGGAACTCTTCGCAGAGCCAAATGACAAGGAAATCCTTAAAAGCTGCGATAATGTAGCCATCGCTCCTTGGGGAGATTTATTACTATGCGAAGACGATAAGCATCCCTTTGTCGTGGGCATCACACCAAAGGGAGAATATTATAAACTTGCTGAAAACGTGGGTTACAGGACGGAATTTGCCGGAGGAGTATTTTCCCCTGACGGATCCACCTATTTCGTCAATATCCAAGGAGCAGGCCTAACCCTCGCCATCACTGGCCCTTGGGGGCAACGAGCTTAA
- a CDS encoding DinB family protein: MTNKIDYWQKSLATTTQDFQSAFQHLDKEQLYNKPNADTWSIAENIQHLMVINRSYFPIFEQIVEGRYQKPFIGNIGFLNKAIGNMILKSVAPDNAKKIKTIPIWKPEKLETHEQEDLLQVFEAHQKELSDWFTRLKPALEKQQVIHSPANRLIAYPLEMALDIITTHERRHLKQAKRVLE; the protein is encoded by the coding sequence ATGACAAATAAAATAGATTACTGGCAAAAAAGCCTGGCGACCACTACGCAGGATTTTCAAAGTGCTTTCCAGCACCTTGATAAGGAACAACTTTACAACAAACCCAATGCTGATACCTGGAGCATTGCTGAAAACATCCAGCATCTTATGGTGATCAACAGGAGTTATTTTCCAATTTTCGAGCAGATTGTGGAGGGAAGGTACCAAAAGCCATTTATTGGGAACATCGGGTTTTTAAACAAAGCGATTGGGAATATGATTCTCAAATCAGTAGCACCTGATAATGCAAAAAAAATAAAAACCATTCCGATTTGGAAGCCTGAAAAACTTGAAACACATGAACAAGAAGACTTGCTCCAGGTGTTTGAAGCGCATCAGAAAGAGCTTTCGGACTGGTTCACACGACTAAAACCAGCATTGGAAAAGCAGCAAGTCATCCATTCGCCAGCAAACAGGTTGATCGCCTATCCACTGGAGATGGCATTGGATATCATCACCACCCACGAGAGACGGCATCTAAAACAAGCAAAGCGGGTTTTGGAGTAA
- a CDS encoding M28 family metallopeptidase, whose amino-acid sequence MKKILLVFTFLLPFSTIAQLQSIHRNTEIEAMVQEISPVQLEEYIQGLVSFGTRHSQSEDEEGRGIEAARKYVLSQFKSFEAASEGRLSSEIDYFIVEADGRRIPEDVRMGNVIATLKGTDPNDDRVFIVSGHLDSRVSDVMNAESDAPGANDDGSGVAALMEMARIMSKRSFPATIVFVAVSGEEQGLKGAAHLAKKAKEENWNLAAMINNDMIGNSASSGTKLRDNTRVRVFSEGVPLYETDEMAKLRQYTNGENDSKSRQFARYIKEVGERYVDQLEVKLVYRNDRFLRGGDHTPFSREGFTAVRICEYNENYTQQHQDLRTEDGVEYGDLPEHIDYEYLRKNTGVNLAVLASLASAPSVPLEVGIDVSQLTNSTTLRWQAPHNGEAKGYYVLMRETSSPVWEKKFFTENTSLTLPYSKDNYFFAVQAVGEDLVESRAVFPMPVR is encoded by the coding sequence ATGAAGAAAATTTTATTGGTATTCACTTTTCTCCTTCCTTTTTCGACCATTGCACAGCTGCAAAGTATTCATCGTAACACGGAAATCGAGGCCATGGTTCAGGAAATTTCCCCAGTCCAGTTGGAAGAATATATCCAAGGACTGGTGAGTTTTGGTACGCGGCACTCCCAAAGTGAGGATGAAGAAGGCAGGGGCATTGAAGCCGCCAGGAAATATGTGCTGTCACAGTTTAAATCGTTCGAAGCTGCTTCAGAGGGGAGGCTCAGTTCAGAGATAGATTATTTTATCGTAGAAGCAGATGGGAGGAGGATTCCGGAGGATGTACGCATGGGCAATGTCATAGCCACACTAAAAGGAACAGATCCAAATGACGACCGGGTGTTTATTGTCAGCGGTCATCTGGACAGCCGTGTTTCGGATGTGATGAATGCAGAAAGTGATGCCCCCGGTGCCAATGACGATGGCTCAGGAGTGGCAGCACTTATGGAAATGGCCCGCATCATGAGCAAAAGGTCTTTTCCGGCCACTATTGTTTTCGTGGCAGTTTCTGGTGAAGAGCAAGGACTCAAAGGTGCCGCACATCTGGCCAAGAAAGCCAAAGAGGAAAATTGGAACTTGGCGGCAATGATCAATAATGATATGATCGGTAACAGTGCTTCCAGCGGCACCAAGTTGCGGGACAATACACGAGTAAGGGTGTTTAGTGAAGGTGTTCCGCTCTATGAAACCGACGAAATGGCAAAACTCCGCCAATACACCAATGGTGAAAATGACAGCAAATCCAGGCAATTTGCCCGCTATATAAAGGAAGTGGGAGAGCGCTATGTGGATCAGCTGGAAGTGAAGTTGGTGTATCGTAATGATCGCTTTTTGCGTGGAGGGGATCATACACCTTTTTCGAGAGAAGGCTTTACAGCAGTGAGGATTTGTGAATACAATGAAAATTATACCCAGCAGCACCAAGACCTTCGCACTGAGGATGGTGTGGAATATGGGGATTTACCTGAGCATATTGATTATGAATATTTAAGAAAAAATACAGGTGTAAACCTGGCCGTATTGGCGAGTCTGGCCTCAGCACCTTCGGTACCGCTGGAAGTGGGGATCGACGTAAGCCAGCTGACCAATAGCACTACGCTCAGATGGCAAGCACCTCATAACGGTGAGGCAAAAGGATATTATGTCTTGATGAGAGAGACCAGTTCTCCCGTTTGGGAAAAGAAGTTTTTTACTGAGAATACTTCACTGACGCTTCCCTACAGTAAGGACAACTATTTCTTTGCAGTACAAGCTGTCGGGGAGGACCTGGTCGAAAGTAGAGCGGTATTCCCAATGCCGGTACGTTGA
- a CDS encoding acyl-CoA thioesterase — protein MFEYNPDKHYPKETENRSLVRFQDCDPLRHLNNAKYFDYYFNAREDQVPKLYGVEMFDMIKKYQAAWVVYNHNISYVKPAMVGEWVRIMSRILWHDENTVVVEYYMTDDSKKELKNVLWSTLKYVGLEDGKIRPHKGAINDFLKATSDNFDIREHSIVERVKLLKQRLKAEE, from the coding sequence ATGTTTGAATATAACCCAGATAAACACTATCCCAAAGAGACTGAAAACCGCTCATTGGTTCGTTTTCAGGATTGTGACCCATTGAGACACCTGAACAATGCCAAATATTTTGACTACTATTTCAATGCCCGTGAGGATCAAGTGCCGAAGCTTTATGGTGTCGAAATGTTCGATATGATCAAAAAGTACCAGGCGGCATGGGTCGTGTATAACCACAATATTTCATATGTAAAACCTGCCATGGTAGGTGAATGGGTTCGTATTATGAGCCGTATTTTATGGCATGATGAAAATACCGTGGTCGTAGAGTATTATATGACCGATGACAGCAAAAAAGAATTGAAGAATGTCCTGTGGAGCACTTTAAAATATGTCGGACTGGAAGATGGCAAGATCCGGCCTCATAAAGGCGCGATCAACGATTTCCTAAAAGCCACTTCTGATAATTTTGACATCCGTGAACATTCCATTGTAGAGCGTGTAAAATTGCTCAAACAACGCTTGAAAGCTGAGGAGTAA
- a CDS encoding M3 family metallopeptidase translates to MNPLLEKFNTPFDTAPFDKIKSEDFLPAIEEAIRQAKAEIEEIKAADKPGFATVIEALDRSGERLDIVSSIFFNLNAAETNDEIQKLAREISPMLTAYSNDILLDQELFALVNDVYLQKEALGLDEEQETLLDKTYKSFVRNGANLSEEDKLTLREIDRELSQKSLAFGENVLAETNKYELVVENEPDLSGLPAGIKEAAAQTAIEKGKEGKWVFTLAFPSYVPFMTYADNRELRKELFLAYNTKSCKGDDLDNQQIVKEILELKNQRVNLLGYPRYADFVLEERMAKSAPEVTSFLNDMLEKARPKAEEELKELTEFAKKQGGPEVLQKWDFGYYSEKLKKAKFEVDDELTKPYFELENTIQGVFKTAAKLYDLEFVKNESIPVYQEEVVAYEVKDAKSGKHLAVFYADFFPRAGKRNGAWMTVYRGQSKIDGVDKRPHISIVCNFSRPTKSTPSLLTFNEVTTLFHEFGHALHGMLANGTYSSLSGANVYWDFVELPSQIFENWCYEKECLDLFASHYKTGEKIPEELVERIKKAANFHQGYQTLRQVSFGLLDMAYYSADPADVGSLFEFEKKAMEPTELLPSVDGIMMSTSFSHIFQGGYAAGYYSYKWAEVLDADAFELFLENGIFDTVTAQSFKENILSAGGRVHPSVLYKRFRGRAPKPDALLKRAGLIK, encoded by the coding sequence ATGAATCCATTATTGGAAAAATTCAATACGCCATTTGATACGGCACCTTTTGATAAAATCAAGAGTGAGGACTTTTTGCCGGCCATCGAAGAGGCGATTAGGCAGGCCAAAGCAGAGATAGAGGAGATAAAAGCTGCCGATAAGCCCGGTTTTGCCACTGTCATTGAGGCATTGGACCGTTCAGGGGAGCGGCTGGATATTGTTTCCAGTATTTTCTTTAATCTCAACGCTGCGGAAACCAACGATGAAATCCAAAAACTAGCGAGGGAAATTTCACCCATGCTCACAGCTTATTCCAATGATATCCTCCTGGATCAAGAGCTTTTTGCATTGGTAAATGATGTCTATCTGCAGAAAGAAGCACTTGGGTTGGATGAAGAGCAGGAGACATTACTGGATAAAACCTACAAGTCATTCGTCCGGAATGGAGCCAATTTGTCCGAAGAGGACAAGCTAACGCTAAGGGAAATCGATAGGGAGCTGTCCCAGAAGAGCCTTGCCTTTGGTGAAAACGTTTTAGCAGAGACCAATAAGTACGAATTAGTAGTAGAAAATGAGCCGGATCTTTCTGGTTTGCCGGCGGGTATAAAAGAAGCGGCTGCTCAGACGGCAATCGAAAAGGGGAAGGAAGGAAAATGGGTGTTTACCCTTGCATTTCCCAGTTATGTGCCGTTCATGACGTATGCGGACAACAGGGAACTCCGAAAAGAGCTCTTCTTGGCCTATAATACCAAGTCCTGCAAAGGAGATGACCTGGACAACCAGCAAATCGTAAAAGAGATATTGGAACTAAAAAACCAGCGTGTCAACTTGCTGGGATATCCGCGTTATGCCGATTTTGTATTGGAGGAGCGGATGGCCAAAAGTGCCCCTGAAGTGACCAGTTTTCTAAACGATATGCTTGAAAAAGCACGGCCAAAGGCGGAGGAAGAACTGAAAGAGTTGACAGAGTTTGCCAAAAAGCAGGGAGGGCCAGAGGTGCTCCAAAAATGGGATTTTGGTTATTATTCCGAAAAACTCAAGAAGGCAAAGTTTGAAGTGGATGATGAGCTGACTAAGCCTTATTTCGAGTTGGAAAACACCATCCAGGGGGTGTTCAAGACCGCCGCAAAGCTTTACGATTTGGAATTTGTCAAAAATGAATCCATTCCTGTTTACCAGGAAGAAGTAGTGGCTTATGAGGTGAAAGATGCGAAGAGTGGCAAGCACTTGGCCGTCTTTTATGCCGATTTCTTCCCGAGGGCAGGCAAGCGTAATGGTGCTTGGATGACCGTATATCGCGGCCAATCCAAAATAGACGGAGTGGATAAGCGACCCCATATTTCCATTGTCTGTAATTTTTCAAGGCCTACCAAGAGCACACCGTCCCTGCTGACCTTTAATGAAGTGACCACGCTTTTCCATGAGTTTGGACATGCATTGCACGGAATGTTGGCCAATGGTACCTATAGTTCCCTCTCAGGTGCGAATGTGTACTGGGATTTTGTGGAGTTGCCTTCGCAGATCTTTGAGAACTGGTGTTATGAAAAAGAATGCTTGGACCTCTTTGCCAGCCATTATAAAACGGGAGAAAAGATCCCTGAGGAATTGGTAGAAAGGATTAAAAAAGCAGCCAACTTCCATCAAGGCTACCAGACCTTGCGTCAGGTGAGTTTTGGGCTGCTGGATATGGCCTATTACAGTGCAGATCCTGCGGATGTTGGATCGTTGTTTGAATTTGAGAAAAAAGCCATGGAGCCGACAGAGCTGCTACCATCGGTGGATGGTATTATGATGTCTACTTCATTTTCCCATATCTTCCAAGGTGGCTATGCGGCGGGATATTATAGCTATAAATGGGCGGAAGTGCTGGATGCAGATGCATTTGAGTTGTTTTTGGAAAATGGTATATTTGATACGGTTACGGCCCAGTCCTTTAAGGAGAATATCCTTTCAGCTGGTGGCAGGGTGCATCCTTCCGTTTTGTACAAGCGCTTCCGTGGAAGGGCTCCAAAACCCGATGCCTTGCTTAAGCGAGCAGGATTGATTAAGTAA
- a CDS encoding DinB family protein encodes MNEKLIPEVDEYGPFYDTYVSKVRGENVEELLLSQVEELRKYFEGISDDDATKSYEDGKWSLKELIGHINDTEKVMLFRALCIARKDEQELPGMDQEAYVKAAKFNDRPLAELLEEFELTRYVIRSFFRSLPEEAYTYTGTANDYVMSVRSFLHIIPGHFRHHMQILRERY; translated from the coding sequence ATGAACGAAAAACTAATTCCAGAAGTGGACGAGTATGGGCCGTTCTATGATACCTATGTCTCAAAAGTCCGTGGAGAAAATGTAGAGGAACTATTGCTTTCCCAGGTAGAGGAATTGAGGAAATATTTTGAAGGAATTTCAGATGATGATGCCACCAAAAGTTATGAAGATGGAAAATGGAGCCTAAAAGAGCTCATTGGCCATATCAATGACACTGAAAAGGTCATGCTGTTCAGGGCACTGTGCATCGCCAGGAAAGATGAACAAGAGCTGCCCGGCATGGATCAGGAAGCCTATGTAAAAGCCGCCAAGTTCAATGACAGGCCCCTTGCCGAACTTTTGGAGGAATTTGAACTGACACGATACGTCATTCGCAGCTTCTTCAGGTCTCTGCCAGAAGAAGCCTACACCTACACAGGCACTGCCAATGACTATGTCATGAGCGTCCGTTCTTTCTTGCATATTATTCCAGGCCATTTTAGGCACCACATGCAGATTTTGCGTGAACGATACTGA
- the bioB gene encoding biotin synthase BioB, with product MTEIRNNWTREEIKEIFDTPIMELMYKAATVHREFHDPQEVQVCTLLSVKTGGCPEDCAYCPQAARYHTNVKVHKLLDVEEVINRAADAKAAGSTRFCMGAAWREVRDNRDFDKVLDMVKGVNNMGMEVCCTLGMLSEEQAKKLKDAGLYAYNHNLDTSEDHYNEIITTRNYDDRLDTLDNVRKADISVCSGGIIGLGENLDDRVGMLHTLATLPSHPESVPVNALVPVEGTPLEKQERVSVWEMVRMIATARIIMPKSMVRLSAGRVRMNTEEQALCFMAGANSIFAGEKLLTTPNPEEDMDKKLFQTLNLKPRQAFKDQEVSV from the coding sequence ATGACTGAAATTAGAAACAACTGGACAAGAGAAGAAATCAAGGAGATCTTTGATACCCCTATCATGGAGCTCATGTATAAAGCAGCCACTGTACACCGGGAATTTCATGATCCACAGGAAGTACAAGTCTGCACCTTACTTTCTGTAAAAACAGGCGGTTGCCCTGAGGATTGTGCCTATTGCCCCCAAGCTGCACGATACCATACCAATGTAAAAGTGCATAAGCTTCTTGATGTAGAGGAGGTAATCAATAGGGCCGCAGATGCAAAAGCAGCTGGAAGTACCCGTTTTTGCATGGGAGCAGCATGGCGCGAAGTGCGTGACAACAGGGACTTTGATAAGGTGCTGGACATGGTGAAAGGGGTGAATAATATGGGAATGGAAGTATGCTGTACCCTGGGCATGCTATCAGAAGAGCAGGCCAAAAAGCTGAAGGATGCAGGGCTGTATGCTTATAACCATAACCTGGACACCAGTGAGGATCACTACAATGAGATCATCACCACTAGAAATTACGATGATAGACTGGATACTTTGGACAATGTTCGGAAAGCTGACATTTCTGTGTGTTCCGGAGGGATTATTGGCCTTGGTGAAAACCTCGATGACCGAGTAGGGATGCTGCACACGCTGGCGACGCTTCCGTCACATCCTGAATCTGTCCCTGTCAATGCACTGGTTCCGGTGGAAGGAACACCGTTGGAAAAGCAAGAACGGGTTTCTGTTTGGGAAATGGTCAGAATGATTGCCACTGCCAGAATTATCATGCCAAAATCCATGGTGAGATTGTCTGCGGGGCGCGTAAGGATGAATACCGAGGAGCAGGCACTTTGCTTTATGGCTGGGGCCAATTCTATCTTTGCAGGTGAAAAACTGCTGACTACTCCGAATCCGGAAGAAGATATGGATAAAAAACTCTTCCAGACGCTAAACCTCAAGCCAAGACAGGCTTTTAAGGATCAGGAAGTAAGTGTTTGA